The DNA window ATGGCAGATTCCGCCCTGTTGCTTGTTACGATCTTCACCCCGCTGGTTGGCGCCTGCCTGGTTTCGATCGTGTCCCCGTATGGTGCGCGCTGTGTGCGCTGGGTCGCCCTGGTCACGACGCTGCTGGTGCTGCTACTGGCCAGTCTGACGGTCGCCCGGTTCCCGGCCGATGGGGCGGAAGCTTCGTCGTTTACGACCGACATCGTCTGGCTGCAGGCGAACCAGATCGCCGTGCATTTCAACGTCGGCCTGGATGGGCTCGGCTTGTGGATGTTCGGCCTGTCCTCGCTGCTGATGCTGACGGCGGTGCTGGTCAGCTGGGAGGCGATCAAGGATCGACCGGCCCTGTTCTATGGCATGCTGTTGCTGCTGGAGTGCGGCTGCCTGGGGGTATTCACGGCCCGCGACATTATGCTGTTTTACGTGTTCTTTGAGTTCACACTGATCCCGCTGTTCTTTCTGATCGGCATCTGGGGGAGCGAGAGTCGGCTGTACGCCTCGACCAAGTTCTTCCTGTTCACGCTGGCCGGCAGCGTGCTGACCTTCCTCGGCTTGCTGGCGATTGTCGTGCTGACGGCCCAGAGCAGCGGCGAGGTCACCTTTTCGATCCCCCGTCTGACAGAACTGCTGGCGGCCCATCCGCTGTCGCCCAGCCATCAGTTATGGATCTTCCTGGCGCTGTTCGCCGGGTTTGCCATTAAAGTGCCGCTGTTCCCCGTGCATACCTGGTTGCCGCTGGCGCATGTCCAGGCGCCGACCGCAGGTAGCGTGTTCCTGGCCGGCGTGCTGCTGAAAATTGGCACCTATGGGTTTGTCCGATTTAACCTGCCGCTGCTGCCCGATGCTTCGGCCGTGTGCATGCCGTGGCTGCTGTGGCTGGCGGCGATCGGTATCGTGTACGGCTCGCTGGTGGCCCTGGCGCAGACCGATATGAAAAAGCTGATTGCCTATTCCAGCGTGGCCCACCTGGGCTTCTGCATGATCGGGCTGTTCTCGATGAATCGGCTGGGGATGCACGGCGGCGTGCTGCAGATGATTAACCACGGCATTTCGACCGGCGGCCTGTTCGCCGTGATCGGCATGACCTACGAACGGTACCACACGCGGGAGATCGCCTCGCTGGGCGGGCTCACCCGCAAACTGCCGATCCTGTCGTTCTTTATGGTGGTGTTTACGCTGTCGAGCATCAGCCTGCCGGGCACGAATGGTTTCTCCGGCGAGTTCCTGATTCTGCTGGGTATTTTCCAGCGGGCGTTTGACGGAGCGGCTCCGCCGGGCGACCTGGCCTGGCAGTTCCAGGCGATCGCTCTGCTGACACTGTCCGGCGTGGTGCTGGGCGCCTGGTACATGCTGACGCTGGTGCAGAAAGTATTCTTCGGCCCGCTGAAAGAACCGCACGCCGGTCCGGGCGAGCATCACCCGGTGCATGATTTGTCATTGCGTGAAATTGCCGCTTTGGCGCCCCTGGTGGTGTTTGTCGTGTGGATTGGCCTGTTCCCGCAGTTCTTTCTGGATCGCATGGCTCCGACATTAAACGACCTCCAGGCGGCCTCCGCCCAATCGCTCGAACAGAATTATGCCGAAGCGGCCACCGCTGCGGCAGAGGAGAACGCGACGCGTGTTCGTTGACCATAGTTTCTTCGCGATCATTTTTCCTGAGTTATCGCTGATCGTCCTGGCGACCTGGATTATCGTCGGCAGTTCCTTCCAGCGTGGGCGGGTCTGGTGGACGAGCTTCGCCGTCATGTCGTACGTGGTGGCCCTGATCGCGCTCGCGCAGCAGGACATGCACCTGTTCGCCATGTTCGGCGCCGGCGAGGGCCAGCTGAACGGCCCGCTGGCGGTCGACCTGCTGGGCCATGGGTTACGCTGGCTGGCGGTCATCATGGGTCTGCTGTTTGCGCTCAATTACGGACAGCCCGATCGTTCCCAGCTGACAGGCGAACGGCAGGGGCTGTTGATGCTGCTGGTGGTGGGCGTCATGCTGGTCGGCAGTGCGAATGAACTGGTGCTGCTGTTCCTGGGGCTGGAGTTGATTTCCGTCCCGACCTATGTGCTGCTGTTCCTCGGCCGCAACGACCGTTCTACGGCAGAAGCGACGATCAAATACTTTTTCCTCAGCATTTTCTCGTCGGCCATGCTGCTGTACGGTTTCAGCTTTCTATACGGCATCGGCGGCAGCACGAATCTGTCTGACATCCACGCGGCCCTGGGACGCGAATCGACCGGCATGGGGATCCTGGGGCTGGCTCCGGTCGCCGCGGTGCTGATTGTCGCCGGCCTGGGCTACAAAATTGCGGCCGTGCCCTTTCACTTTTACGCTCCCGACGTCTACCAGGGTTCGACCAACACCAACGCCGGGTTGCTGGCCGTGGCGCCGAAGATCGCCGGCATTGCCGCGCTGGCTCGGCTGGCCGTGTATGTGATGCCGGAGAGCTTCGCCTTTGGCTGGCCGCTGATCCTGGTGCTGTCAATGATCAGCATGACGATTGGCAACGTGTGCGCCCTGTGGCAGACGAACCTTCGCCGGATGATGGCGTATTCTTCGATCGCCCATGCGGGCTATATGCTGATCGGCCTGTCCGTGGCGCTGGCTGCGGCCGAAACGGGCGACCTCACGTCCGGCGGCGTGGCGGCCATGCTGGTGTATTTGACGATGTACGTGTTCGCCACGATCGGCGTGTTCTCGGCCCTGTCCTACCTGTCGGGACCCGATCACGAAATTAGTGAAGTCGACGAACTGGCGGGCGTCGGCCGTAGCCACAGCACGGCCGGCACGGTGATCGCGATGGGGATGTTCTCCCTGGCGGGTATTCCGCCGCTGGCCGGTTTCTGGGGGAAGTTCGCCGTGTTTGGCAGTGCGATCCGATTCGCCGCCATGCCGACCAGCGGGGCCGCCTCCTGGTGGTTTATCGTGCTGGCGATTGTCGGCGCCGTGAATGCAGCAATCGCAGCTGTGTACTATCTCAATGTGGTGTCGACGCTGTACTTCCGTACTTCGCAGACTTCGACGCCGGCCCGGGGCGGTTATGGCTCGCTGGCGGCCATGTCGATCTCGGCGATTGCCATCGGCTTCCTGGGTCTGGTCCCTGGCGGCGTCATGAAAACCGCCGGCCTGGCCGAACAGACCGCGCTGAGCGTTTCCGAACAGCAGTTGCCGATCGGCCCCGTACATACGGCCCAGGCTGACGCGGAGCAGCCAGTCGAGCCGCACAGCATCGCCGGCGAGTAGCGATCGGGACGGACGTCGCCGGTCTGCTTTCCCTCCGGCAAACGACGACCGGCTGTTGACTTCCACCCGTTGAAGGTTTCTCGTCCCAGGTCAAAGGCGTCAGTCCGCCGATGATCGGCAGGGGCGTCCGTCATACGAGGTTTCGAAGGCTGCAGCCTTGCACGGGGCGGTCAGACCGTTATCATCAACGGCCTGCATTTCCTACCTCGGAGCACGCGGATGAAACTCGGCCTGATCAACTCGGCCTGGGTCCAGGCGAACCAACCCACCGCCTATGGCCTGGAAAAAACGAAGGAAATCGGCTTCGACTGTGTCGATATTTTTGCCGATCCGCTCGATCTGGATGTGATCGAACGGCGTTTAATCAAGGACGAATGCGATCGCCTGGAGCTGCCGATTGTGTCGCTCGCCTGTGTGGCGGTAGGGCTCATCGACTTCAACCCGAGCGTGCAGCGGTTTCATATGGATCGGGTGCAGGAATACCTGGACCTGGCGTATGAGTACAACGCCCAGAACGTGCTGCTGGTGATTGGCGAGTATATCTGGAATCGTGAGGTGATCCCGCCGCAAGACCAGTGGCGAATCGGCGTCGAGAACTGCCGGCGTCTGGGCGATTACGCCGCGGGGCTGGGGGTGAAGCTCGCGTTGGAGCTGGAACCGTTCAAGCTTTCGCTGATCAACTCGGTCGATTCGATGGTCCGTTTTCTCGACGATGTCGACCACGACTACGTGAAGGCCAACATCGATATCTCGCATCTCGTTCTGTCCGACGTCGCCCCGCAAGA is part of the Lignipirellula cremea genome and encodes:
- a CDS encoding complex I subunit 4 family protein is translated as MADSALLLVTIFTPLVGACLVSIVSPYGARCVRWVALVTTLLVLLLASLTVARFPADGAEASSFTTDIVWLQANQIAVHFNVGLDGLGLWMFGLSSLLMLTAVLVSWEAIKDRPALFYGMLLLLECGCLGVFTARDIMLFYVFFEFTLIPLFFLIGIWGSESRLYASTKFFLFTLAGSVLTFLGLLAIVVLTAQSSGEVTFSIPRLTELLAAHPLSPSHQLWIFLALFAGFAIKVPLFPVHTWLPLAHVQAPTAGSVFLAGVLLKIGTYGFVRFNLPLLPDASAVCMPWLLWLAAIGIVYGSLVALAQTDMKKLIAYSSVAHLGFCMIGLFSMNRLGMHGGVLQMINHGISTGGLFAVIGMTYERYHTREIASLGGLTRKLPILSFFMVVFTLSSISLPGTNGFSGEFLILLGIFQRAFDGAAPPGDLAWQFQAIALLTLSGVVLGAWYMLTLVQKVFFGPLKEPHAGPGEHHPVHDLSLREIAALAPLVVFVVWIGLFPQFFLDRMAPTLNDLQAASAQSLEQNYAEAATAAAEENATRVR
- a CDS encoding NADH-quinone oxidoreductase subunit N; protein product: MFVDHSFFAIIFPELSLIVLATWIIVGSSFQRGRVWWTSFAVMSYVVALIALAQQDMHLFAMFGAGEGQLNGPLAVDLLGHGLRWLAVIMGLLFALNYGQPDRSQLTGERQGLLMLLVVGVMLVGSANELVLLFLGLELISVPTYVLLFLGRNDRSTAEATIKYFFLSIFSSAMLLYGFSFLYGIGGSTNLSDIHAALGRESTGMGILGLAPVAAVLIVAGLGYKIAAVPFHFYAPDVYQGSTNTNAGLLAVAPKIAGIAALARLAVYVMPESFAFGWPLILVLSMISMTIGNVCALWQTNLRRMMAYSSIAHAGYMLIGLSVALAAAETGDLTSGGVAAMLVYLTMYVFATIGVFSALSYLSGPDHEISEVDELAGVGRSHSTAGTVIAMGMFSLAGIPPLAGFWGKFAVFGSAIRFAAMPTSGAASWWFIVLAIVGAVNAAIAAVYYLNVVSTLYFRTSQTSTPARGGYGSLAAMSISAIAIGFLGLVPGGVMKTAGLAEQTALSVSEQQLPIGPVHTAQADAEQPVEPHSIAGE
- a CDS encoding sugar phosphate isomerase/epimerase family protein; amino-acid sequence: MKLGLINSAWVQANQPTAYGLEKTKEIGFDCVDIFADPLDLDVIERRLIKDECDRLELPIVSLACVAVGLIDFNPSVQRFHMDRVQEYLDLAYEYNAQNVLLVIGEYIWNREVIPPQDQWRIGVENCRRLGDYAAGLGVKLALELEPFKLSLINSVDSMVRFLDDVDHDYVKANIDISHLVLSDVAPQELQKLAGKAIHVHISDCNGKVHGDLPPGRGVVPFAPYLEEIRKLEIDGAISIELEYSPEPDKIVEWVREAYQATDQLMQAAGLRGESSSSL